The following proteins are co-located in the Triticum dicoccoides isolate Atlit2015 ecotype Zavitan unplaced genomic scaffold, WEW_v2.0 scaffold40176, whole genome shotgun sequence genome:
- the LOC119346115 gene encoding uncharacterized protein LOC119346115, with the protein MCLCFIILTIAVAVSADECEGDRQAMIKECAKYQKWPANLKLDPSNACCAVWQKANIPCLCAGVTTEKEKIWCMEKIAYVANFCKKPFPHGYKCGSYTFPPLA; encoded by the exons ATGTGCTTATGTTTCATCATCCTCACTATTGCGGTAGCCGTGTCGGCTGACGAATGTGAGGGTGACCGACAGGCCATGATCAAGGAGTGTGCTAAGTATCAAAAATGGCCAGCAAACCTGAAGCTAGATCCGTCGAACGCATGCTGCGCCGTGTGGCAGAAGGCAAACATCCCATGCCTTTGTGCTGGTGTCACCACGGAGAAAGAGAAGATATGGTGTATGGAGAAGATTGCCTATGTTGCCAATTTCTGCAAGAAGCCATTCCCACACGGCTACAAGTGCGGAA GTTACACATTTCCTCCTCTGGCGTAG